A stretch of the Pseudorasbora parva isolate DD20220531a chromosome 13, ASM2467924v1, whole genome shotgun sequence genome encodes the following:
- the wnt5a gene encoding protein Wnt-5a, with amino-acid sequence MMLKLKCSVSDPRHAAVALTFCTCFINVLVEAHSWWSLAMNPLLVPEAYIIGGQPLCSQLAGLSTGQRKLCQLYQDHMHFIGEGAKTGIRECQYQFRERRWNCSTVDNSSVFGSVMQIGSRETAFAYAISAAGVVNAVSRACREGELSSCGCSRAARPKDLPRDWLWGGCGDNLHYGYRFSKEFVDAREREKTATKGSMESARLLMNLHNNEAGRRMASDLAHVSCKCHGVSGSCSLKTCWLQLVDFRKVGDALKEKYDSAAAMKMNSRGKLVQVHSKFNSPTSNDLVYIDPSPDYCLENKTTGSLGTQGRLCNKTSEGMAGCALMCCGRGYDQFKVQIVERCHCKFHWCCYVRCKRCSRTVDQFVCK; translated from the exons ATGATGTTGAAGCTGAAATGCTCCGTCTCGGACCCTCGGCATGCTGCGGTCGCCTTAACCTTCTGCACCTGCTTTATAAATGTGCTTGTGGAAGCGCACTCGTGGTG GTCTCTAGCCATGAATCCCCTCCTGGTTCCAGAAGCGTATATCATAGGAGGTCAGCCGCTATGCAGTCAGCTGGCAGGACTGTCCACAGGTCAGAGGAAGCTTTGCCAGCTCTACCAGGATCACATGCACTTCATCGGAGAAGGTGCCAAGACGGGCATCCGGGAATGCCAATACCAGTTTCGGGAGCGCCGCTGGAACTGCAGCACAGTGGACAACTCCTCAGTGTTCGGCAGTGTCATGCAGATAG GGAGCAGAGAGACGGCGTTCGCGTACGCGATCAGCGCAGCCGGCGTGGTGAATGCAGTGAGCCGCGCCTGCAGAGAGGGGGAGCTGTCGAGCTGCGGCTGCAGTAGAGCCGCGCGGCCCAAAGACCTGCCGCGAGACTGGCTGTGGGGCGGCTGCGGAGACAACCTCCATTACGGATACCGCTTCAGCAAGGAGTTCGTGGACGCTCGCGAGCGGGAGAAAACCGCCACCAAAGGCTCTATGGAGAGCGCCAGACTGCTGATGAACCTTCACAACAATGAGGCGGGACGGAGG ATGGCGTCCGATCTCGCCCACGTGTCCTGTAAGTGTCACGGCGTGTCCGGCTCCTGCAGCCTTAAAACCTGCTGGCTGCAACTCGTGGATTTCCGCAAGGTGGGCGACGCTCTGAAGGAGAAATACGACAGCGCCGCTGCCATGAAGATGAACAGCCGTGGAAAGCTTGTTCAGGTTCACTCCAAATTCAACTCTCCTACTAGCAACGACCTGGTGTACATAGACCCCAGTCCGGATTACTGCTTGGAGAACAAGACAACAGGCTCTCTAGGAACGCAAGGCCGTCTCTGCAACAAGACGTCTGAAGGCATGGCCGGCTGCGCGCTCATGTGCTGCGGTCGAGGCTACGATCAATTCAAGGTTCAGATAGTCGAGCGCTGCCACTGCAAGTTCCACTGGTGCTGCTACGTCAGATGCAAGCGCTGCTCGCGCACCGTAGACCAGTTTGTGTGCAAGTGA